Genomic segment of Drosophila simulans strain w501 chromosome 2R, Prin_Dsim_3.1, whole genome shotgun sequence:
ATTTGCTAAAACCGGTCAGCTCATCCCGAAAGTAAAGAATTTCTTATCAATAGGGTCAGTTTTAAGCGCTTTGCTTGCATATTATTTAATGCCTTCTGCGAATTTTGTTATGGTGAAAATCTTTCGATGAAGTCGAACATTCGATGACAAAACCATTCTAATTTTACGTAACATTATGCGGAGCAAGGATATGTGTGCCTTTCTGCTTTTCTTTGGTTTCACTTTCTTAAAATCCACGGTAGTTCAAATTTACCACCCGGTGAGCTCTGAGCGTCCTTGGCCTACCTACCAAACCAAAAATACCGATCTGCACCCATTTTCAACATAAATTTAACATAGCATGTCCTTGCCATAAAAATCTAcataaaaccatttaaaagTCAATCCGCAAAAGTCACAGAAAACGTCCAtgcaagcaaaaaaaatttcaacGATGCAGCTCTCTAACAgttttttatgatattttctTTCTACCTGAATCCGTTTTTTACTAGTTTCTTTTTACGATTTCTTTTTTAGACGTGTGCCAATAATTAGTTGTCCATTAAACTGAACTTCCACTTTGTGACTTTGCTCAACAGGCTACAAAGAAGACGAAAAACTCACTCAGTCTAGCTGGTAAAAAAAACAGTCGACCTTCTTTCTTACTTTCTGCACTCCTTAAGCcgatgttttgtttacttccTGTTCACTCGTACAGCGCACGCTTGAAATTCAACCCCGTCCGTGACATCTCTTTTCATGACTTTTGGCTCTTTTGCTCTCGCTGTTTCATTTTCGCCCAGAACTCCATTGGCGTTCATCCCTCTTAGACACCTTAGTTATTTCCTATAACTCAAATGTTAAAAGGGGAAATGACCAAGGCACATCTGAGTGAGTTTTTGTTGTGCGTCCCTTAGTAACTCTAAAAACTCCTATGTGATCTTTATGTGGTGTAATATTCCTGCAAGTGCAGTTTTTATGAAGGCTCTAAAAAACACAAGCGGAAGTGGTCATAAGAATTAAAAAATGTCCTTTAATGGTCAACACatagttttgattttttatgttttatgacTGACTAGAAACGCAAAGGTCATAAAACCCTCTACTCAGCGAAGATAATTCTCATCGACAACCTATGTTAAAAAACCACATCGTCCATATCTGGCTCTAGCTGACTATATATCTTTGGCATTGAAAGGAACCTCTAGCTGTCTCGTTCGCaccaatttgcatatgaaaaaTTAGCActtttaggtataaaaaggAATCGATGAAACCAACTCACTCAACTCAGCGAAGTACCCAGTTTTTACTTTACCTGCTTAGGCTTGGGGATCGTTTTTCGCTTTCGCCGTGATGATTTCCCTTCCTGTTTGCACGCTTATTTGCGTGCGTGTGAGCGGGAGAGCCAATTGAGTCCCGGTCTGCGTGCGTACGAGGGTGAGTGAGAATCTTTCGCCGAGACAGAGCGTACTTATAGTTAGCTCACGCAGCGAATTTGTATCAGTCGTGATTTGGCTCTGTCAGCGAAAGGAACAACCATTTGCTGTGCCACACACAACCGCGTGTAATATAATCGAATCAAACTTCAACTACCTCATTTTGCTAAATCGgtgaatttttataaaagaaaattttagtGAAATCTGTCTACCTCAAAGTACAAAAGTGTTAAAGAAATTATTCATATCCCTGAAAGTGCGCACAAATTGctcaaatgaaattttgtCGTCTAAAAAACTAAAGCTACAAAACTACAAAGGAGAATATTAAAGGTGTTTGCTGTGTGAGGAAAAACATTGCGCGAGCACAAAATTAGGAGcacaacaaaaatttgttgatATCCATATCAATGCTTCAAGACGCACAAACGCGAAGTAAGTATTAGCCCGAATTAAAAGATTCCCAAATTTTGCAAACTATCTGGAAGTTCTAGTGTCCCCGATCACTTTCTCATAATTAAACACAGTTTAGTCCGATATCTTTAGTATAGCGAATACAAATttaagaaatacaaaacacaCTTCTACACACACAGACAAGTTAGAATTTGTTTACATGTTTGGACAAGAACCGGCACTTAACTCGTAAtcgaccaaaacaaaaactagttAGACGAAAATAGAGAGCTGCGAATATATTAAGAGTCCTCTCCGTACGAAACTTTCTCTCACACATGTATCATATGTAAaaattttttctcttttaaaCCGTTGCTCTTAGGAAAGGGTCACATCAGTAACTAGACATTTCCAAAAGATAACCCTactaactttttcttttttttttagccttaGCTGCTGCATTAGCTGGCATAAAACAAGAGGACGTTCATCTGGACCGTTCCATGTCGCTATCGCCCCCCATGTCGGCCAACACATCAGCAACAAGCGCCGCTGCGATTTACCCAGCTATGGGTCTCCAACAGGCGGCCGCAGCCTCAGCTTTTGGAATGCTCTCACCTACCCAACTTCTGGCTGCAAACCGTCAGGCTGCCGCATTCATGGCCCAACTGCCCATGAGCACATTGGCCAACACACTCTTTCCACACAATCCGGCGGCTTTGTTTGGGGCTTGGGCTGCCCAACAGTCGCTCCCGCCCCAGGGCACGCATTTACATTCGCCGCCAGCCAGCCCGCACTCGCCGCTGTCCACTCCTTTAGGTAGTGGCAAGCACCCATTAACTTCCCCCAACAGCACTCCCCAGAACCATGAGCCAGCGAAGAAGGCTCGAAAATTGTCGGTTAAGAAGGAGTTTCAGACCGAGATCAGCATGAGTGTAAACGATATGTACCATACATCGGGAGGCCCAATATCTCCGCCTTCCAGTGGCAGCTCTCCCAATTCGACTCACGACGGAGCGGGTGGAAATGCTGGATGTGTCGCTGTCTCCAAGGATCCATCTCGCGACAAAAGCTTCACCTGTAAAATCTGCTCACGCAGCTTTGGCTATAAGCACGTGCTTCAGAACCACGAACGCACCCACACCGGTGAGAAGCCTTTCGAATGCCCGGAGTGCCACAAGCGGTTTACTCGTGACCATCACTTAAAAACCCACATGCGTTTGCATACTGGAGAAAAACCATATCATTGCTCACACTGCGATCGTCAATTCGTTCAGGTGGCCAATCTTAGAAGACATTTGCGTGTCCACACTGGAGAGCGTCCCTATACTTGTGAAATCTGTGATGGCAAATTCAGTGACTCCAATCAGCTTAAGTCCCACATGCTGGTACACAACGGCGAAAAGCCGTTCGAGTGCGAACGCTGCCACATGAAGTTCCGACGGCGCCACCATCTAATGAATCACAAGTGTGGCATTCAGTCGCCGCCTACTCCCGCGCTTTCACCAGCCATGAGTGGAGACTACCCCTTGGCAATCTCCGCAATGGCAATCGAGGCATCCACGAATAGATTTGCGGCAATGTGTGCCACCTACGGAGGTTCGAATGAGTCGGTCGACATGGAAAAAGCGACACCGGAGGACGATGGTCCATTGGATTTGTCTGAAGATGGAACCAGCTCTGTGGATGGCCA
This window contains:
- the LOC6736185 gene encoding protein krueppel, translating into MLQDAQTRTLAAALAGIKQEDVHLDRSMSLSPPMSANTSATSAAAIYPAMGLQQAAAASAFGMLSPTQLLAANRQAAAFMAQLPMSTLANTLFPHNPAALFGAWAAQQSLPPQGTHLHSPPASPHSPLSTPLGSGKHPLTSPNSTPQNHEPAKKARKLSVKKEFQTEISMSVNDMYHTSGGPISPPSSGSSPNSTHDGAGGNAGCVAVSKDPSRDKSFTCKICSRSFGYKHVLQNHERTHTGEKPFECPECHKRFTRDHHLKTHMRLHTGEKPYHCSHCDRQFVQVANLRRHLRVHTGERPYTCEICDGKFSDSNQLKSHMLVHNGEKPFECERCHMKFRRRHHLMNHKCGIQSPPTPALSPAMSGDYPLAISAMAIEASTNRFAAMCATYGGSNESVDMEKATPEDDGPLDLSEDGTSSVDGHCSSIARRKAQDIRRVFRLPPPQIPHVPSDMPEQTEPEDLSMHSPRSIGSHEQTDDIDLYDLDDAAASYMGHQQH